In Actinomadura citrea, a single window of DNA contains:
- a CDS encoding condensation domain-containing protein — MSEATSGPSDRAERLAALSPRARELVLRRMRGPARDGAAATGPADPRPVPRTGAPLPASFSQERLWLLDRLRPDSAAYVVSTAGRLRGDLDVDRLRAGLADLTARHEILRTSLAWTGDRTAQIVHDSVTVPWEMTDLSAVSDPRADAERILAADVERGFDLTAAPLWRARLVRMGPRDHLFGVAMHHTITDAWSVGVLLSELGRLYTASRRDPAPERPVLPPLPLQYGDFAVWQRERLTDDLVAGLTGFWKEELAGAPELLALPTDRPRPQVRSGRGARHDFEVPGDLLRAARELSGSTDVTLFMALLAAFVTVLSRWSGETDVVVGTPVAGRHHPDLEGLIGFFVNSVVVRTDLSGGPSFRRLLHHVRRQSLRAFEHQDLPFEKLVEHLAPTRDTAYNPLFQVNFGFGNVPRGHLDLPGTVAEPVAVPSGAGAKFDLSLYLNEDRGRLAGTFEYATDIFDAATIERLAGYLVEVLAAVTADPDLPIAHLPDPRPGQRPGTPSGSTPETGDPGEPPAPSLWPASPGFVEPRDRWERYVAQVWSEVLGVTPIGAHDEFFELGGSSMPGMLVVDRLCRLTGRSVTLHDLYATRTVEALADWIRSGETISPDPQFVVELQPGGPRAPLFFLHAVLGELYHYFELARALGTGRALYGVQNDGFFHGGADPGVLTMEQMADRYAEEVRRVHPEGPYHLCGFSGAGRFALAVADRLHAAGDRVGTVALLDTAPLTDAPPAPDRAFILAGWLLFSPPEDELRGLDPRAQLQRVLEAGKRAGDLPPDVEPAEFESFCRRLELNARAISPYRPSYPGTVTLLTQRDRTDRDLPAEWARFPIGGLKVEEIDAGSHMEFVYGPAVAEVARRLEACLDEPAHGDPGADR; from the coding sequence ATGAGTGAAGCAACCTCCGGTCCGTCCGACCGCGCCGAGCGCCTCGCCGCCCTCAGCCCGCGGGCACGCGAACTCGTCCTGCGCCGGATGCGCGGCCCGGCACGGGACGGCGCCGCGGCGACGGGCCCGGCGGACCCGCGGCCGGTGCCCCGCACCGGCGCCCCGCTGCCCGCGTCCTTCTCCCAGGAGCGGCTGTGGCTGCTGGACCGGCTCCGCCCCGACTCGGCGGCCTACGTCGTCTCGACCGCCGGACGGCTGCGCGGTGACCTCGACGTCGACCGGTTACGCGCCGGACTCGCCGACCTGACCGCCAGACACGAGATCCTCCGGACGTCCTTGGCCTGGACCGGCGACCGGACGGCCCAGATCGTCCACGACTCGGTGACTGTGCCCTGGGAGATGACCGACCTGTCGGCCGTATCCGACCCCCGCGCCGACGCCGAACGGATCCTGGCGGCCGATGTCGAGCGCGGTTTCGATCTCACGGCGGCGCCGCTCTGGCGGGCGCGGCTGGTGCGGATGGGCCCGCGGGACCACCTGTTCGGCGTCGCCATGCACCATACGATCACCGACGCATGGTCGGTCGGCGTGCTCCTCTCCGAGCTCGGTCGGCTCTACACCGCGTCGCGCAGGGATCCGGCGCCGGAACGGCCGGTGCTGCCGCCGCTGCCCCTGCAGTACGGCGACTTCGCGGTCTGGCAGCGCGAGCGCCTGACCGACGACCTGGTCGCCGGATTGACGGGCTTCTGGAAGGAGGAGCTCGCCGGCGCCCCGGAACTGCTGGCCCTGCCCACCGACCGGCCGAGACCTCAGGTGCGGAGCGGCCGCGGCGCCCGCCATGACTTCGAGGTGCCCGGCGACCTGCTCCGGGCGGCCCGGGAACTGAGCGGCAGCACCGACGTCACGCTGTTCATGGCATTGCTGGCCGCGTTCGTCACCGTGCTGTCGCGATGGTCGGGAGAGACCGACGTCGTCGTGGGAACACCCGTCGCGGGGCGCCACCACCCGGACCTCGAGGGCCTGATCGGCTTCTTCGTCAACAGCGTGGTGGTCCGCACGGACCTGTCCGGCGGCCCCTCGTTCCGGCGGCTCCTCCACCACGTGCGCCGGCAGTCCCTGCGCGCGTTCGAGCACCAGGACCTGCCCTTCGAGAAACTCGTCGAACACCTGGCGCCGACGCGCGACACCGCCTACAACCCCCTCTTCCAGGTCAATTTCGGGTTCGGCAACGTACCGCGCGGCCACCTCGACCTTCCGGGGACGGTCGCGGAGCCGGTGGCCGTCCCCAGCGGCGCCGGAGCGAAGTTCGACCTGTCGCTCTACCTGAACGAGGACCGGGGCCGGCTGGCCGGAACGTTCGAGTACGCCACCGACATCTTCGACGCGGCGACCATCGAGCGCCTCGCGGGATACCTGGTCGAGGTCCTTGCCGCCGTCACCGCCGATCCCGACCTGCCCATCGCCCACCTGCCGGACCCGCGACCGGGACAGCGGCCGGGAACCCCGTCGGGGAGTACTCCGGAGACCGGCGACCCCGGTGAGCCGCCCGCCCCGTCCCTCTGGCCGGCCTCCCCCGGCTTCGTCGAGCCGCGCGACCGCTGGGAGCGTTACGTCGCGCAGGTCTGGTCGGAGGTGCTCGGCGTCACGCCGATCGGCGCGCACGACGAGTTCTTCGAACTCGGCGGCAGTTCCATGCCGGGGATGCTGGTGGTCGACCGGCTGTGCAGGCTCACGGGCCGGTCGGTGACCCTGCACGACCTGTACGCGACGCGCACGGTGGAGGCGCTGGCCGACTGGATCCGCTCCGGCGAGACGATCTCGCCGGATCCCCAGTTCGTCGTGGAGTTGCAGCCCGGTGGGCCGCGAGCCCCGCTGTTCTTCCTGCACGCGGTGCTCGGAGAGCTGTACCACTATTTCGAGCTGGCCAGGGCGCTGGGCACCGGCCGGGCGCTCTACGGCGTCCAGAACGACGGCTTCTTCCACGGCGGAGCCGACCCGGGCGTGCTGACCATGGAGCAGATGGCGGACCGCTACGCCGAAGAAGTGCGCCGGGTCCACCCGGAGGGGCCGTACCACCTGTGCGGCTTCTCGGGAGCGGGCAGGTTCGCGCTGGCGGTCGCCGACCGCCTGCACGCCGCAGGCGACCGGGTGGGCACGGTGGCGCTGCTGGACACGGCACCGCTCACCGACGCTCCACCCGCACCTGACCGCGCGTTCATCCTCGCGGGGTGGCTGCTGTTCTCACCGCCGGAGGATGAACTGCGCGGGCTGGACCCGCGGGCGCAGTTGCAGCGGGTCCTGGAGGCCGGAAAGCGCGCCGGTGACCTGCCGCCGGACGTCGAGCCGGCCGAGTTCGAGTCGTTCTGCCGCCGTCTGGAGCTGAACGCGCGGGCCATCTCCCCCTACCGTCCGTCCTATCCGGGAACGGTGACGCTGCTGACGCAGCGGGACCGCACCGACCGCGACCTGCCGGCCGAGTGGGCCCGCTTCCCGATCGGCGGCCTGAAGGTCGAGGAGATCGACGCCGGCTCCCATATGGAGTTCGTCTACGGACCGGCCGTCGCCGAGGTGGCCCGGCGGCTGGAGGCATGCCTGGACGAGCCCGCGCACGGGGACCCGGGAGCGGACCGGTGA